Genomic window (Candidatus Vicinibacter proximus):
TCCATACCCATGGATATTTTAAGTTGAACCACAAATCTGAGGAAAGGCTGAGATATTTTAATACTTCACTGTATTCACCAGGCGTCATACCATGGTTCCGGAGTATAAAATATGATTTTATAATATTGACGATAAAAAACACAGCCACACAAATGACTATAACTCTTATTAGAAACCCTCCTGTTCTGAGTTGGTATTTAATATCACGTGTAATGTCTGAAAACATGTACTATCTTTTCCTTGTCCAATAAAGTAACAATAAAAATCCAAAAAGTGCACCTCCCAAATGAGCAAAGTGAGCTACTCCGGTAGATTGGCCACTAAGACCCCAAAGCAGATCAGCGGCAAGTGTGAAAATAGCCAGATATTTTGCTTTAATTGGGAATGGGATGAGCATTAGATAAAGTTCAATGTTAGGGAATAGGTAAGCCAGTCCGATAAAGAGCCCATTGATAGCGCCACTTGCCCCCAAAGCAGGCACATTCATAAGGGCATAATCTCCATAAATATTGATTTGGTACCATTTAAATGCCAAATGCAACAGGGCTCCTCCAAAACCACATACTGCAAAAAAAGTAATAAATCTTTTTGTGCCTAAAGAATTTTCCATCATTGGACCTATAAAGAATAGGGAAAGCATATTAAACATCAGATGAGAGAGATTGGCATGCATAAACATATGTGTGACCAATTGCCAGGGATGGAAAAAAGGACTTTCAGGATAGAATAGTGCAAGTACATATCGGTCCTCATTCATTAAAGTAGTAGTCCCAAGAAAAACAAGAACATTAAGAATAAGGAGATGTTTTACAGCTTCAGTAATGGGAATCATAAGGCATTGAAATTTTTAAGAAAATCCTGATGTCTGATTTTGAAATAACATTTTTTACCTGTAGGGCTCAAATTGGGTTTTTCGCATAAAAATAACTGTTCAATGAGTGCGGACATTTCTTCCTGACTCAAAGCTTTCCCTTTTTTTATGGAAGAACTTAAAGCCATAGACCGTGCAATGTTTTCTATTGGTGACAATTCAAATTCAAGATTAAATTTATATTGTTCCAGTACTTTATGGATGAGTTCAGTTTCTGAAAACTTTCCTTGCAACAATGCCGGCATTCCATGAATAACAAATGAATCAGAACCGAATTCTTCCAATTCAAAACCAATGGCATTAAAATATTCCTGAAGAGAGGAAAGTATTTTTGCGTCCGTTTTACTCAGGTGAAAGGTCTGAGGAAACAATAATCTTTGTGATAATTGTGATTGTTCACTCATTGATTTTTTATAGTATTCATACATAATTCTTTCATGTGCAGCCTGCTGGTCAATAAAAGTTAGTCCATTCCGGCTTGCATAGAAAATATATGAATTATAAATCTGAAAAGGAACGATGTCAAGTATTTCTTGTTGGGGAAAAAATCCCTCATCTGAAGAATTTGGAGTAATTGGCGAAAATATCTGGTCTTCTCTTTGTTGCACAATTTCTCTTGGTACAGTTGGAAAGGCCAGATTTTTCCAATGGGTCACACTCCCACTAGTTTCAGGTCTGGGCATGAATTGACCCGAATGACCCATTAGTTGATCCAAACCGGGGTTTGCATTTTCGAAGTCCAACCGAGGAGCAAGACTGTGTTTTCCCAATGCATGTTTTACCGAAACTTTCAGAAAATTATAAATTAATCTCTCATCGTCAAATTTGATTTCATGTTTGGTTGGGTGGACGTTGATATCAATTTTAGCGGGATCTATTTGGAGGAAAAGTACATAAAATGGGAAAGCACCCGGAGCAATGAGTTCTTCATATGCTGAAATTATTGCATGATTTAGATATGGGCTTTTAATCAATCTTCTGTTGACAAATAGAATTTGTTCTCCTCGGGTCTTTTTGATGAGTTCAGGTTTTCCTATGAATCCGGTAATTTGAACAACCTCTGTATCCTGTTCCAAAGGGATCAGATCCTCAACATATTTTTTTCCATAAATATTGAGAATTCTATGTTTTAGACTTCCGGGAGGTAGGTTATAGATTTCATTTTCACCTTGGGTGTACACCCATTTAATTTCAGGATGGGCAAGGGCTTGTGAAATAAACTCATCGTGAATGTGTCTTAATTCCACTGTATCCGATTTAAGAAACTTTCTTCTGGCGGGAATGCTGAAAAACAATTGTTCAACGCTGATTTGTGTTCCGGGCAGACAAGCACATCCCTCTTGAGATCTAATTTTTGAATCAGAAATCTGAATTCTTGTTCCAATATTGTCCTCATGTCTTCTTGTCTTCATTTCAACCTGTGCGACCGAAGCAATAGAAGCAAGCGCTTCTCCTCTAAAACCCTTGGTTTGTATGGCAAAAAGGTCTTCAGCTGATTTTATTTTGGAGGTGGCATGTCTTTCAAATGACATTCTTGCATCAATTGGACTCATTCCACAACCATTGTCATTTACCTGAATTAAAAGTTTGCCTGCTTCTTTCACAAGCAGTTTAATTTCATTGGCACCTGAATCAACGGCGTTATCCAGCAATTCTTTCACTACAGAGGCAGGTCGTTGAATGACCTCTCCTGCTGCAATTTGATTTACCACGCCATCGGGCAAAAGTCTAATAAGATCTGACATACTGGGACAACGAGTGCTTTATTATGTGTATTTCCTTTGATCTGGAAAATTTGGAATTATTCGGACTTTCACAAAACTCCATTCAAAGAATTTATCAAAGGTCATAAAGATTGCAAATTTAGCCCAAATTTATAATAGCCATTTAAATTTTGACTGAATGGACAAAATACCTTATTGTTCTTATCTTTAATCAGACCCATTAATTTAATTGCTGACTTTGCATATAAACCAATCGGGACAATGGTCCAATGGATATTATTGCCAAATAATATTAAGAATCATAGTTGTGCTAATTAATCCTTCAATAGAGTAGTAATTAGTTAATTTGAAAGGTTATTGGAATACAAACGGGAATTCTATTTGTGTCAGTAACAGAAATAGCTTAATTTTGACCTGTCAAATCAACATGAGCGACCAAATCAAACACGAGTGTGGCCTGGCTTTTGTCCGCCTGCTTAAACCTCTCGAATACTATCAGGAAAAGTATGGTACGGCCTTTTATGGCCTGCAGAAGCTTCAACTTCTGATGCAAAAACAAAGAAACCGTGGACAAGATGGCGCGGGTATGGCTACCATTAAACTGAATACCCAGCCGGGAGAAAAATACATCAGCAGGAGGAGAAGTAATGCGCCAAATTACCTTCAGGCTTTATTTGAAGGAGTTTACAGTCATTTCAAGGATATTACTTTAGAACAGGCAAATGATCCAGTTTGGTTAAAAGCGAATAAACCATTTATGGGTGAGGTATTGTTGGGCCATCTCCGTTACGGAACCCATGGAGACAACAGTATTGCTACGGTTCACCCATTCATCCGAGAAAATAATTGGATCAGTCGCAATCTGGTTATAGCCGGGAATTTCAACATGACCAATATTGAAGAATTGTTTGACAAACTGGTCAGTATGGGTCAATATCCAAAAGTCAAATCGGATACTGTAACGGTTATGGAGAAGATTGGACATTTTCTGGATGAAGAGGTTCAACACCTTTTTAACTGGTATAAACCCGAAGGTTACAATCAGGTTGAAATCAACCCTTTAATTTTCGACAATCTGGACATTAGTCGAGTACTAAAAAAAGCTACCAAGAAATTTGATGGTGGATATGTGATGGCCGGGATGATTGGACATGGAGATGCTTTTATTTTAAGGGATCCGAATGGTATTCGTCCGGCATTTTATTATCAGGATGAAGAAATTGTGGCTGTAGCTTCGGAACGACCAGCTTTGCAAACTGCTCTTGGCATAAGGAGGACTGAGGTTCATGAAATCAAACCCGGAAATGCATTAATCATAAAGCATCATGGAGAGGTAAAGGAAGTATTGTGTCTTGAGCCTGGTGAAAAATTAAGTTGTTCATTTGAACGAATTTACTTTTCCAGGGGCAATGATTATGACATCTATCAAGAACGAAAAAACCTGGGCAGACAGCTGGTTCCGGCGGTGATTGAGGCCATTAATGGAGATTTGGAAAATACTGTTTTCTCATTTATTCCAAACACCTCTGAAACAGCATTTTATGGTTTGGTGGAGGGGCTTCATGATTATATGAACGATCAAAAAGCCAAGCAAATTAGAGCACTTGGGCCGGAGCCGGAAGCAAACCAGATAAAGGAAATATTGGATAAAAAACCAAGAATTGAAAAGTTGGTAGTTAAGGATGATAAAATGCGCACTTTTATCGCCAATGACAACATTAGGGGAGGTCTGGTATCCCATGTTTATGATGTAAGCTATGGAATAGTCAGGAATCACCAAGACACTTTGGTGGTATTGGATGATTCCATTGTTAGAGGAACAACCCTCCGTGACAGCATCATTAGGATTTTAGCGACTTTAAAGCCAAAAAAGATAATTGTACTCTCTTCCTCACCACAGATACGATTTCCGGATTGCTATGGCATTGACATGTCTCAAATAAATAAATTTGTAGCATTCAAAGCCCTGATCGCTTTAATTCAAAGGGATGAAAAGGAATATTTACTTGAGGAAGCTTACGATGAATGTTTAACACAGAACAAGCAACCAATGGAATACATCAAGAATGGTATTCAGAAATTGTACGATCATTACAGTTATGAGGAAATTTCTCATAAAATTGGAGAAATGCTGACACCTAAAGACCTTGGTATTCCTGTGGAGATTATTTTTCAAACCTTGGAAGGTTTGCATAAAGCCATTCCTGACCATAAGGGGGATTGGTATTTTTCCGGAATATACCCGACTCCCGGAGGTAACCGAGTTGTCAATAGAGCCTTCATTAATTTTATGGAGAAGAAAGATGTAAGAGCTTATTGATTTATTAGATGTTATCTTTAGTTGGTGGGAAGGGAATTTTTTCTAAAATCAAGTTTTGATTGTAGCAATCAAATTGCGTAGAACCTCTTTTACTATGCCATATCAATTTCTGTATTATCTCCGATGTTGTAGCTTTGAGATCTACCCTTAATTACTGCATCATTGCCAATAATGGAATTATGAAGAGTTACATTGTCCAAGATGGTATAATTCCCAATTATGGCATCTTTAATAATAACTCCTTCAATTTGAGCGTGGTCTCCAATGGTTACATGTGGACCAATAATCGAATTGGTAATTTTGGAATCTTTTCCAATTTTAACAGGTGGAATAATGATGACATGATTTGATATGGAAGACTCCAGATGCGCATCTAAATCACGGTCAAGGAGTATGGAGTTTGTCAATAAAAGTTGCTCTTTCTTCCCACAATCAAACCAGTTTTTGACTTCCATTACATCGAAGCGTTGGCCGCATTCGATCATATGCATTAATCCATCCGTAAGATGAAATTCACCTCGGGTTCTCAGGTCATTATCAATGTTGTGTTTTAATGAATGGGCCAGAATGTTAAAATCCTTGATAAAATACAAGCCCACAATAGCAAGATTGGATTTAGGTATTTGGGGTTTTTCGATCAGTCTTTTGATGGTCCCATCTTCATGAAGTTCTACCACACCAAAGGCTCTGGGATCGTTTACCTTACGGACTGCCAGGGTATGGTGTTTTGAATGCATGAGCACATTGAGGTCCACATCAAGAATGGTGTCGCCTAATTGGATAAGGACCTCACTGCCAGGAGGAATAAGATGCTTACATGTATAAATCGCATGCCCAAGGCCCATTCTTTCACCCTGGAATATATATTCCCTATTGATGTGGTTATAATTTTCATCCAGGTATTCTTTAATTTTATCACCCAAATAACCTATCACAAAGATAAAATCCTTGATTCCGGCTTCAATCATGTGATCCAGAATAAAGGCAATAATTGGTTTTCCTGCCACAGGAATGAGTGGCTTAGGTTGTGTATAGGTGAAAGGGCGCAATTTAGTTCCTGCGCCTGCAACTGGGATGATGGCCTTCATGCAGGATGACTTATGCAAAAACCGTACCTAAATCAATTTGTAGACAGAAGTTTGATTTTATAGTTCATTTTTTAAAAATGTATGGATGATTTAAATCTAAATGTAGGATGAATTTAGTGTCCACTAAAATTTTGGCTCGGATGAGGAATCTTTACAAAACAATTCATGTTTTTAGATTACAAAGACCGGATATCCAACTTCAATTCTATTGTTGCTTATCACTAGAGTGGTATTTATTTCCACAATTTGATTGAATTATTTTTCTACTTTCTTGGCTCTTGGTTGTGATGAATTTTATTGTAAGATGGTTTAATTAATGGAGTCCTTATTACAAGAGTAAAATTGAAATGAATTCTCTCAAATTACATGAACATATTAAACAAAGTCCATAAAAATCTGAATGTAATCAAAAGGAATAAATTAAATTCATATAAGGGATATCAGGATTTAATATCTCTTTCCATATGTTCAAGCTCCTCCTTTATTTTTTTTAAGCGATCTGTGATGGATATTTCATCGTTGTCCTTGTTTCTTTTTTTTCTGTCCGTTAAAAAACGACCAAGTCCAGTACAAATAAAAAATCCAGAAATGTTGGAGATCAACATCCAAAACAATCTTGTTTCAACTTCTCCCATAAGGCTACAAATTTACCACACCGTATTTTTCAAAATCAAATTAGTACAAAACAAAAAAGCCCCATCGCTATGATGAGGCTTATATAATTTTAATTTTTATTTACATCTAAAAATATCAATGAATAAGCCTCATGAGTGTTTGCTTGCACTCATGTCTCATCCAGCAATATTTATTAATCGTAATCACGATGCAAAGATAATCATCATTGTTAAATATCCAAAATATTTTTAAACGGATCTTTGAAAATGATACCTGTAAATTTTATTTTAACAAAAGTGAATTGCGGGATGGAGTAATTTAAATTATAGGCTTAAATAGTATGACATAATTTTAAGAGATCTGCTTATAGCATTTTAAATCATTCTCAACCCAAAATGCTAGATAATTTTAAAGTATATTTGCCAATAGAAGGACTATAAAGACAAAGTCTGCGTTATTCATTTACAATTTATCATGTATGTCCCCAGTTGCGCACAAGATTTATATTTCAACTTTAGCAGCAATCATAATAATTTGCACTGCTTTTCTGATTTTTTACGGTGCATCTTATTACTCAACGAGTCTGGAGGAGCGATTTTACCACCCGGCGCATACCCAATTAAAGCCAAGTGGAATATATGGTCATGGGCTGGGAATTGTTGGGACTTTGCTGATTCTTATAGGTGTATTTGGTTATATGATCCGAAAAAGAAAGAAATCTTTGGCAAGATTGGGTGCTCTAAAGTACTGGCTTGAATTTCATATCTTCTTGTGTACTCTTGGGCCTATTTTTGTTTTGTTCCACACTGCCTTCAAATTTGGGGGAATTGTATCTGTCAGTTTTTGGAGTATGGTTGCAGTGGTAGCAAGTGGAGTTGTTGGAAGATTTATCTACAAGCAGATTCCTAGGACCATTCAGGGTCGTGAACTCAGTCTAAATGAGATAAAGGAAATGAAGGATAAAATTCAGGAAGAACTTCAGTTGAATTTATCGGGTACAACAGGGTCAGGATTCGATTTGCAAATTTCCTCCTTGCTTTTGGTTGAAAAGTCTTCAGTTGGCTCTATTTCCAGTTTTTTTTCAAGATATTTTTCTGAATTCAGTAAAGTTGCAGCAATCAATCGAAATTTAAAAGAATCAGGAGTTCCTCCTTCCAAAAGAAAAAGTATGCTTAAGCTTGTTAAGGGAGAATTGGGACTTGTGCGACGCATAGAAAATCTGGTACTGATGCAAAAGCTTTTCCGCTATTGGCATGTGGCTCATCTTCCCTTTGCTTTGATAATGCTTATCATTATGGTTATCCATGTGGCTGTTACGCTTGCATTTGGGTACAAATGGATATTTTGACCATGGAAACATTGATAGAGGAAATTCTGATTTATGGTTTCGCCGGATTGTTGATGGTAGTGGTCTTATGGATTTACCTCAGAAAACAGAAACAGGAGAGTATTCTTGTTGGTCAAAAAATACAAAAAGCAAAAGAAGAAGGTGTCCACGAACCAGTTTCATTACATCCGGTGATTGATTTAAATACCTGTATTAAAAGTGGGGCTTGTCTGGAAGCTTGTCCGGAAGAAGATGTATTGGGTATTCGAAATGGAAGAGCAACCCTGGTGAATGCCTCTCATTGCGTTGGCCACGGAGCTTGTTTTCATGCATGCCCTGTTGAGGCCATAAGCCTTAGAATAGGAACTGAAAAAAGAGGAGTAGAATTGCCACATGTAAATCAGAATTTTGAAACCAATGTCCGGGGTATATTCATTGCAGGTGAACTAGGAGGTATGGGATTGATAAAAAACAGTGTAGAGCAAGGGAAACAAGCCATGGATCATATTTCCCAAACTATTCAAAAGGGACACGGCAATGAATTTGATGTATTAATTTTAGGCGCAGGGCCAGCTGGGATCTCTGCCAGTCTTCAAGCAAAAAAGCTCGGACTTAAGGCAGTTGTCCTAGAGCAAGATTCTTTGGGAGGTACTGTTTTTAATTTTCCAAGGGCCAAAATTGTGATGACTGCTCCAATGGAAATTCCTTTATACGGCAAGGTAAAGTTTTTTCAAACCAGCAAAACAGAATTGCTGACCATTTGGAAGGAGGTAATTGGTAAAAATAACATCGATATCAGGGAAAATACTAAAGTAGAAGCGATCACCATGGTGGAGTCAGGCTTTGAGGTTAAAAGTTCCCGGGAAGAAATCTACAAAGCTCATAAGGTCTTACTGGCTATTGGCAGAAGAGGAACGCCAAGAAAACTAAATGTGCCCGGTGAAATTTTGGAAAAAGTAGCTTACCGTTTATTAGAGCCAGAATTAATTAGTAGCAAACACGTGTTGGTAGTGGGAGGTGGAGATTCTGCTATTGAAAGTGCATTATTACTGGCTCCTAAAAACAAAGTTACATTGTCATACCGTGGGGATAAATTCAGCAGGTTGAAGCCATTAAATCTGGAGAGCATACAAAAAGCAATTCTTGAAAAAACTGTAGACGTTATTTTAGAATCCAATGTGATTGAAATATTGAAAGATAAAGTGTTGATGAAAAAAGGTGTTGATCCAGATAGCTTTGAATTAAAAAATGATTTAGTTTATATTTTTGCCGGAGGAGAGTTACCTACTCAGTTTCTGCAAAAGACAGGGATTGAAATAACTAAAAGGTTTGGTTATACTGTAAAATCACACCAGAAATGAGCTGTAATTTTAATTTGCAATTAAGCGTATTTAGGCTGGTTTGGCTTGTAGGTTTTATAGTTTGTTCAGAATTTGTTTTAGGACAAATTTCACCCGGAAAATTGTCTAAGGCACACAGTCATTTGGAGGGTATGAGTCAGTGTACTCAATGCCACATACTTGGGGATAAGGTTTCTGATCAAAAATGCCTTGATTGTCATGCGGATTTAAAGCGAAGCATTCAAGCAAACAAAGGATATCACGTTTCTTATGAAGTAAAGCCAAAGAATTGTATTTCCTGCCATAGTGAACATCATGGGCTCAAATTTGAAATGATCCGTTTTGATCAAAAGACATTTAATCATCGATTGACTGGATATGAACTTGAAGGGGCGCATAAATCAAAGGATTGCAGGGATTGTCATAAACCGGAGTACATCCAAAATACAGAACTGAAAAAAAACGCAAAAACTTTTCTTGGTTTGGATACAAAGTGTCTAACCTGTCATGCAGACTATCATCAAAAGACTTTATCCGGGGATTGTGCAAAATGCCACAATTTTGAAAAGTTTAAACCGGCTATAAAATTTAATCATCAGAAATCCGACTTTCCTCTTGCCGGGGCACATCAAAAATTAGACTGTGCAGCTTGTCACAAAAAAGAAATTCGTAATGGTAAGGAGTTTCAGAAATTTGCAGATCTGGAATTTAAATCTTGTGTAGCCTGCCACAAAGATGAGCATAAAGGAAGATTTGGAAATAATTGCAAAGCTTGCCATACGGAAGAATCTTTTCACAAAATCAAAACCTCCACCTCATTTAATCATTCCTTAACTGGTTTTACCCTCGAAGGAAAACATAAAGTCTTAGATTGTCGGAAATGCCATGACAACAGGGAAGGTACCCAAGGACAATTTAAAGAATTTGTTTCCCTCAGGAAGCCTGATTGTATAAATTGTCATAAGGATGTTCATGAGGGTAAATTTGGAGAGGATTGTAAGAAATGTCACCATCAGGAAAGTTTCCATATCAGTAAACGCCTTGACCAGTTTGACCATAGTCTTACAAAATTTCCATTGGAAGGTAAGCACCAAGCCGTGGATTGTAAGAAATGTCACAAGGCTGGCAGTATGACGGATCCTGTTGCTTATGACGCCTGTAAAAAGTGTCATGAAGACTACCATAAAGGTGAGTTTAATTCAAATGGCAGTTACAATGATTGTGCAGCCTGTCATTCGGTTACTGGATTTACAGAATCTACATTTGGTTTTGAGCATCATCAGAAAAGTGCCTTCCCTCTGACCGGGGCACATCTTGCGGTAGAATGTAAATCCTGCCATCACAAGGGTGATCGATGGAATTTTCGTAAGATAGGGAACCTATGTAAAGACTGTCATAAAGACCCGCATGAAGGGGTTCTGGATCCTAAATTTTATGAGTCAAACCAATGTACGAGTTGTCACATAGATGAAAGTTGGACTCAAATCAATTTTGATCATGGAAAAACTAATTTCACTCTTGAAGGTAAGCACCTACAGACAAGCTGCCGTAAATGTCATTTTAACCAGGAAAAAAATGGAACTTTTACACAAAAATTTAATAATAAGGAGAAGCAATGTGTCCATTGTCACGAAAACCCCCACGGTCAGCAATTTAACCAAGATGGTGTCACAGATTGCGCAAGGTGTCATGGGTTTAATGGGTGGGATAATAAAAATTTTAATCACGATAATGCAAGATTTAAGCTTGAAGGTGAACATAAAGTTGTATCTTGCGCTCGTTGTCATGAACCGATGATTGTTGATAACCGTAAGGTGATCAACTATCGAAATGGTAAACTTGAATGCAAGGATTGTCATTTAAAATAGCCTTTTTCTTTTTTGGCACCGTTATGTTAAGTGCCCAGTCGCCTCATGGCCCTAAGTTGATTATTGATTGTGCCAAATGCCATAGTCCGGAATCCTGGAAATTTGATCAGAAACAAGCTAGTTTTTCACACGACAGTACTGATTTTGCCCTAAAGGGTCAACATAAAGCATTGGATTGCAGATCCTGTCATGAAAATCTTAAGTTTGAAGAGGCTAAAACTGATTGTAATTCATGTCACCTTGATGTGCATAATCAAACGGTTGGTCTTAGTTGCGACCGATGTCACACAGCGACATCCTGGATCGTAGACAATATTACAGAAATTCACGATCGCACAAATTTTCCACTAATCGGGGTTCACAAATCCATAAACTGTAACCTTTGTCATACTTCAGAAACAAATATCCGTTTTAATCCTATTGGTATCCGATGTATTGATTGTCATCGACAGGATTTTGATAAGGCAAAGAATCCGGATCATCAAAAAAATAATTTTTCAAACAATTGTACGGACTGTCATAGTTTGACCGAACCAGATTGGGTGACCGATAAGATTGATCATGGGTTCTTTCCACTGGAACAGGGACATGAAATAAAAGATTGTGCCAAATGCCATAAATCTGTAATCTATTCAGATATCTCCAAGGATTGTTTTGCCTGCCATCAGTCAGATTATCAAAGTACTAAAAACCCGGACCACCAAGCCGCTGGCTTTCCAAAGGATTGCGCCGGTTGCCATACCTTATCACCCGACTGGAAGCCGGCACAGTATAGCGCGCATGATGTTTTTTTTCCTATTTACAGTGGGAAACACAAAAATAAATGGATACAATGTCTGGATTGCCACAAAAATCCAGCCGACTTTAACTCATTTACTTGCATTAGTTGTCATAAGAATCCGGAAACAGATAAAGAGCATGATAAGGTAGGTGGTTATGTCTATAATGATCAAGCCTGCCTCGCTTGTCACCCAAGCGGAAGTTCTGAGCAAACATTTGATCATAACAGCACCGGTTTTGTACTGAGTGGAGGGCATCAAGGTGTAGATTGTCTTAAATGCCATGCAAATGGTTTTAAAGGCACTCCAAGTGCCTGTGTTTCCTGCCATCAGGAAGATTTTAATAAAACTGCAAATCCCGATCACCGTCAGTTGGGTCTGAGTAATGATTGTGCAAGTTGTCATACGACTACACCCGGATGGATGCCGGCACGATTCGATAACCACGATAACTATTATGTTTTACAAGATGCTCATGCTTTAATTGCATCAGATTGTAAGGCATGTCATAATGGTGATTACAAAAACACGCCTAACACCTGTATAGCTTGTCATCAGTCAGATTTTAACGATACAAAGGATCCGGACCACAAGACAGGGCAATTTCCTACCGATTGTGCGAGTTGTCACAGCCAAAAGGCCTGGCAGCCCTCAACTTTTGATCACGATGGACAATATTTCCCTGTATTTAGTGGAAAACACAAGGGAGTATGGAATCAATGTTTAGAGTGTCATAACAACCCATCTGATTACAGCCAATACAGTTGTATAATCTGTCATTTGAATCCTGAGACAGATAAAGAACACGAAGGAATTGGTGGCTATGCTTATCAAAACAATGCTTGTCTGGCCTGCCACCCAACAGGTGATGCTGATTTTAAATTTGACCACAACACTACCGGTTTTCCATTAACTGGGGCGCATCAGCAAACCAATTGTCTGGAATGTCACAGCAAAGGCTTTAAGAATACACCAAATGAATGCATAGCCTGTCACCAAGAAAATTTTAACCAATCCCAAAACCCAAAACATAAGGAACTTGGTCTGAGTACAGATTGTATTACTTGCCATACTACACAGCCGGGATGGGCTCCGGCACGGTTTGATGTACACAATAACTATTATGTACTACAAGATGCGCATGCAATTATAGCGAATGATTGTAAGGCATGTCATAACGGGAATTACCAAAACACCCCAAATACCTGTGTGGGGTGCCATCAGAATGATTTCAACAATTCCAAGGATCCGGATCATATAGCCGGAAAATTTCCAACAGATTGTGCCAGTTGCCACAATCAAAAGGCGTGGGAGCCTTCTACGTTTAATCACGATGGCATGTATTTCCCTGTGTATAGCGGAAAGCACAAAGGAGTTTGGAACAGATGTGTGGAATGTCACCTTAACCCAAGCGATTACAGCCAATTCAGCTGTACGGTTTGTCATACCAATCCAGATACTGACGAAGATCACAAAGGGGTGGGTGGTTATATCTATCAGGACAATGCTTGTCTGGCATGTCATCCTACAGGAGATGCCGATGTGAAATTTGATCACAATACGACGAGTTTTGCTTTAACCGGGGCACACCTTCAGGCAAATTGTCTTGAATGTCATGGAACAGGATTTAAAAACACACCTACTGAATGTGTAGCCTGTCATCAG
Coding sequences:
- a CDS encoding rhomboid family intramembrane serine protease produces the protein MIPITEAVKHLLILNVLVFLGTTTLMNEDRYVLALFYPESPFFHPWQLVTHMFMHANLSHLMFNMLSLFFIGPMMENSLGTKRFITFFAVCGFGGALLHLAFKWYQINIYGDYALMNVPALGASGAINGLFIGLAYLFPNIELYLMLIPFPIKAKYLAIFTLAADLLWGLSGQSTGVAHFAHLGGALFGFLLLLYWTRKR
- the mutL gene encoding DNA mismatch repair endonuclease MutL gives rise to the protein MSDLIRLLPDGVVNQIAAGEVIQRPASVVKELLDNAVDSGANEIKLLVKEAGKLLIQVNDNGCGMSPIDARMSFERHATSKIKSAEDLFAIQTKGFRGEALASIASVAQVEMKTRRHEDNIGTRIQISDSKIRSQEGCACLPGTQISVEQLFFSIPARRKFLKSDTVELRHIHDEFISQALAHPEIKWVYTQGENEIYNLPPGSLKHRILNIYGKKYVEDLIPLEQDTEVVQITGFIGKPELIKKTRGEQILFVNRRLIKSPYLNHAIISAYEELIAPGAFPFYVLFLQIDPAKIDINVHPTKHEIKFDDERLIYNFLKVSVKHALGKHSLAPRLDFENANPGLDQLMGHSGQFMPRPETSGSVTHWKNLAFPTVPREIVQQREDQIFSPITPNSSDEGFFPQQEILDIVPFQIYNSYIFYASRNGLTFIDQQAAHERIMYEYYKKSMSEQSQLSQRLLFPQTFHLSKTDAKILSSLQEYFNAIGFELEEFGSDSFVIHGMPALLQGKFSETELIHKVLEQYKFNLEFELSPIENIARSMALSSSIKKGKALSQEEMSALIEQLFLCEKPNLSPTGKKCYFKIRHQDFLKNFNAL
- a CDS encoding amidophosphoribosyltransferase gives rise to the protein MSDQIKHECGLAFVRLLKPLEYYQEKYGTAFYGLQKLQLLMQKQRNRGQDGAGMATIKLNTQPGEKYISRRRSNAPNYLQALFEGVYSHFKDITLEQANDPVWLKANKPFMGEVLLGHLRYGTHGDNSIATVHPFIRENNWISRNLVIAGNFNMTNIEELFDKLVSMGQYPKVKSDTVTVMEKIGHFLDEEVQHLFNWYKPEGYNQVEINPLIFDNLDISRVLKKATKKFDGGYVMAGMIGHGDAFILRDPNGIRPAFYYQDEEIVAVASERPALQTALGIRRTEVHEIKPGNALIIKHHGEVKEVLCLEPGEKLSCSFERIYFSRGNDYDIYQERKNLGRQLVPAVIEAINGDLENTVFSFIPNTSETAFYGLVEGLHDYMNDQKAKQIRALGPEPEANQIKEILDKKPRIEKLVVKDDKMRTFIANDNIRGGLVSHVYDVSYGIVRNHQDTLVVLDDSIVRGTTLRDSIIRILATLKPKKIIVLSSSPQIRFPDCYGIDMSQINKFVAFKALIALIQRDEKEYLLEEAYDECLTQNKQPMEYIKNGIQKLYDHYSYEEISHKIGEMLTPKDLGIPVEIIFQTLEGLHKAIPDHKGDWYFSGIYPTPGGNRVVNRAFINFMEKKDVRAY
- a CDS encoding glucose-1-phosphate thymidylyltransferase, whose protein sequence is MKAIIPVAGAGTKLRPFTYTQPKPLIPVAGKPIIAFILDHMIEAGIKDFIFVIGYLGDKIKEYLDENYNHINREYIFQGERMGLGHAIYTCKHLIPPGSEVLIQLGDTILDVDLNVLMHSKHHTLAVRKVNDPRAFGVVELHEDGTIKRLIEKPQIPKSNLAIVGLYFIKDFNILAHSLKHNIDNDLRTRGEFHLTDGLMHMIECGQRFDVMEVKNWFDCGKKEQLLLTNSILLDRDLDAHLESSISNHVIIIPPVKIGKDSKITNSIIGPHVTIGDHAQIEGVIIKDAIIGNYTILDNVTLHNSIIGNDAVIKGRSQSYNIGDNTEIDMA
- a CDS encoding NAD(P)-binding domain-containing protein, with protein sequence METLIEEILIYGFAGLLMVVVLWIYLRKQKQESILVGQKIQKAKEEGVHEPVSLHPVIDLNTCIKSGACLEACPEEDVLGIRNGRATLVNASHCVGHGACFHACPVEAISLRIGTEKRGVELPHVNQNFETNVRGIFIAGELGGMGLIKNSVEQGKQAMDHISQTIQKGHGNEFDVLILGAGPAGISASLQAKKLGLKAVVLEQDSLGGTVFNFPRAKIVMTAPMEIPLYGKVKFFQTSKTELLTIWKEVIGKNNIDIRENTKVEAITMVESGFEVKSSREEIYKAHKVLLAIGRRGTPRKLNVPGEILEKVAYRLLEPELISSKHVLVVGGGDSAIESALLLAPKNKVTLSYRGDKFSRLKPLNLESIQKAILEKTVDVILESNVIEILKDKVLMKKGVDPDSFELKNDLVYIFAGGELPTQFLQKTGIEITKRFGYTVKSHQK